A portion of the Pseudopipra pipra isolate bDixPip1 chromosome 1, bDixPip1.hap1, whole genome shotgun sequence genome contains these proteins:
- the LOC135420665 gene encoding uncharacterized protein C10orf95-like — translation MPVRQEAGRKLRRGKGERSGAEGAVTSGGSEGRPGRPSLPAGCSLRARGQPGPDRERDAGVPAPLCAAPCSRWNGVGLGSGTPGRAGPRREERGGCPRGAPRHRGPAPRRPTSEGGSRACPPPFRLSREVGGVLAPAPQPAHHVKKKALCQLFHIFQLPLQFEMMDCTDLKEPFSQRAFLWKYCKTKTSPAFSCLSGVNVFCLRRHNCGQDSILLL, via the exons ATGCCCGTGCGGCAGGAGGCCGGCCGCAAACTTCGCAGGGGGAAAGGCGAGAGGAGCGGGGCAGAAGGCGCTGTCACATCTGGCGGATCGGAGGGGCGCCCGGGGCGGCCGTCACTCCCCGCCGGCTGCTCCCTGCGGGCAAGGGGACAGCCGGGTCCCGATCGGGAGCGGGATGCGGGGGTGCCGGCGCCTCTCTGTGCCGCTCCGTGCAGCCGCTGGAACGGGGTCGGGCTGGGGAGCGGGacgccgggccgggccgggccgcggcggGAGGAGCGGGGCGGCTGCCCCAGGGGAGCTCCTCGGCaccgcggcccggccccgcgccgcccaaCTTCGGAGGGTGGGAGCAGAGCGTGTCCGCCGCCGTTCCGATTGTCCCGTGAAGTCGGTGGGGTGTTGGCGCCCGCTCCCCAACCCGCGCACCACgtgaagaaaaaag CTCTTTGCCAGCTGTTCCACATTTtccagctgccacttcagtttGAAATGATGGACTGTACGGATCTGAAAGAGCCTTTTAGTCAGAG AGCATTTCTATGGAAGTACTGCAAAACAAAGACATCACCTGCATTTTCCTGCTTAAGTGGAGTAAACGTTTTTTGCTTGAGAAGACATAACTGTGGCCAAGACAGCATTTTACTGCTATAA